A DNA window from Comamonas fluminis contains the following coding sequences:
- a CDS encoding lysis system i-spanin subunit Rz: MTFANIIATLTRLVVPLSVLLLIYAVDQRAEQRGMQKALAQQSVTTIQRLEYAIERSGQLAGQIDRILESNQQDKAHAQQTLDRLDADLRSGTLRLSIRTTAQPTSPGSHSPAAGPEQTRADIDPADAAALVRITSAGDDAIIDLNTCIDAYGKVMLQANGTAQP, from the coding sequence ATGACGTTCGCCAACATCATCGCAACCCTCACCCGCCTGGTGGTGCCTCTGTCCGTGTTGCTGCTGATCTACGCCGTAGATCAGCGCGCCGAACAGCGCGGTATGCAAAAAGCCCTGGCCCAGCAAAGCGTCACCACCATCCAGCGCCTGGAATACGCCATCGAGCGCAGCGGCCAACTGGCCGGTCAGATTGACCGAATCCTTGAAAGCAACCAGCAAGACAAAGCCCATGCCCAGCAAACCCTTGATCGCCTTGACGCTGACCTGCGCAGCGGCACTCTGCGCCTGTCAATCCGCACCACAGCGCAGCCAACAAGTCCCGGCAGTCACAGTCCCGCCGCTGGGCCTGAGCAAACGCGAGCCGACATTGACCCGGCAGATGCTGCAGCTCTTGTCCGCATCACCAGTGCAGGCGACGACGCCATCATCGACCTCAACACCTGCATCGACGCCTACGGCAAAGTGATGCTGCAGGCCAATGGGACGGCCCAGCCATGA
- a CDS encoding GPW/gp25 family protein, translating to MMNVKTGKRLAYSAHISQSITDILTTPIGSRLMRRGYGSFIPQLIDQPMTAANILRLQAATAQAIMKHEPRTRLRSANLAFDASGRAVLQIERQDRGQASTRRQSISIQPGGSA from the coding sequence ATGATGAACGTCAAAACCGGCAAGCGCCTCGCCTACTCGGCCCACATCAGCCAGTCCATCACCGACATCCTCACCACGCCCATCGGCTCGCGCCTCATGCGTCGGGGCTATGGCAGCTTTATCCCGCAGCTCATCGACCAGCCCATGACGGCTGCCAACATCCTGCGACTGCAGGCCGCTACTGCGCAGGCCATCATGAAACACGAACCTCGCACCCGCCTGCGCAGTGCAAATCTGGCCTTTGATGCCAGCGGCCGCGCCGTGCTGCAGATCGAGCGCCAGGACCGTGGCCAAGCCTCCACTCGCCGCCAGAGCATCAGCATCCAGCCGGGGGGCAGCGCATGA
- a CDS encoding head completion/stabilization protein: MIANAPPIIVTDPPGKPPITGVLDAGAFWPHIELAKLRDTVDVDGSVTAARLTHAASSALASVVLDLSAWAATQQAAGFVALSSVPAVAINGVSVNVLRFERAVYAYAKAELAQRYAGADATGRAERGDDGRELQASDYRADALSAVRDILGVARFESELI, from the coding sequence ATGATCGCCAATGCACCGCCCATCATCGTGACCGATCCACCCGGCAAGCCGCCCATCACCGGCGTGCTCGATGCGGGCGCGTTCTGGCCCCATATCGAGCTGGCCAAGTTGCGCGACACCGTCGATGTCGATGGCTCCGTCACCGCTGCCCGCCTCACTCACGCTGCCAGCAGCGCCCTGGCCAGCGTGGTGCTGGACCTCTCTGCCTGGGCTGCTACCCAGCAGGCTGCCGGGTTCGTCGCGCTCTCTTCTGTCCCGGCAGTGGCCATCAACGGAGTCAGCGTCAACGTCCTGCGCTTTGAGCGCGCTGTCTACGCCTACGCCAAGGCAGAGCTGGCCCAACGCTACGCAGGCGCTGATGCCACAGGCCGTGCCGAGCGCGGTGATGACGGGCGCGAGTTGCAGGCCAGCGACTACCGGGCCGATGCCCTGAGCGCCGTGCGCGACATCCTCGGCGTCGCCCGCTTCGAGTCGGAGCTGATCTAG
- the gpM gene encoding phage terminase small subunit, with the protein MELTPAQRHRARVLAAQAQAQSPFGIEVQGSEYELMLAKLAADKRTLKGIESIQLKCRTKAALLPEYLPWIEGALTTGQGAKDMVLTTTMVWAIDAGAYSLALRIAAYVMQHKLPLPDQYHRSTAALLMDEFADAYLRGQWSPLRPGADDSGQTVMLHDGTHPAEHLTAVDGITQGMDAPDQARAKLYKATAYAMLGKVQTAEEPALDSMPAETLGAVHALLAQALQLDAQSGVKKDIERIERKQRALAAPAKEEATAPAAATPAVKRTAAAKPAAKTTAKATTRTKR; encoded by the coding sequence ATGGAACTCACCCCCGCACAGCGCCACCGCGCCCGCGTGCTGGCTGCGCAGGCCCAGGCGCAAAGCCCATTCGGCATCGAAGTGCAAGGCAGCGAATACGAACTCATGCTCGCCAAGCTCGCCGCCGACAAACGCACCCTCAAAGGCATCGAATCCATCCAGCTCAAGTGCCGCACCAAAGCCGCACTGCTGCCCGAATACCTGCCATGGATTGAAGGCGCGCTCACCACCGGCCAGGGGGCCAAAGACATGGTGCTCACCACCACCATGGTCTGGGCTATCGATGCCGGTGCCTACAGCCTGGCCCTGCGCATCGCCGCCTACGTCATGCAGCACAAGCTGCCCCTGCCAGACCAGTACCACCGCAGCACCGCCGCCCTGCTGATGGACGAATTTGCCGACGCCTACCTGCGCGGCCAGTGGTCACCGCTGCGCCCCGGCGCAGACGACTCCGGCCAGACCGTCATGCTCCACGACGGCACCCACCCCGCCGAACACCTCACAGCAGTGGACGGCATCACCCAAGGCATGGATGCCCCCGACCAAGCCCGCGCCAAGCTCTACAAAGCCACCGCCTACGCCATGCTGGGCAAAGTGCAAACCGCCGAAGAGCCCGCGCTGGACTCCATGCCCGCTGAAACCCTGGGCGCAGTCCATGCACTGCTGGCCCAGGCGCTGCAGCTCGACGCCCAAAGCGGCGTCAAAAAAGACATTGAGCGCATCGAGCGCAAGCAGCGTGCGCTGGCCGCCCCCGCCAAGGAAGAAGCCACAGCGCCTGCTGCTGCGACGCCAGCCGTCAAACGCACTGCCGCCGCAAAGCCTGCAGCCAAGACCACGGCCAAAGCCACTACTCGCACCAAACGCTAA
- a CDS encoding baseplate assembly protein: protein MSNAQIIDMSKLPAPDVVVVPQFETILSALKSDLLAAMPADLRPDVSDTLALESEPLTKWLERLAYQLVVERSDRNDSAHAVMLAYARGGDLDQLGAFFGVVRLVITSANPAAIPPVAAVLEDDETFRARIQLAPRGYSVAGPVGAYVFHAKTADGQVLDAAATSPTPGRVVVSVLSRAGSGVPTQELLNAVAAAVNAEDIRPLTDEVIVQAATIVNYQITGKLYTLPGPDSSSVLATAQQRITAYAESMHRIGRRPTLSGIYAALHIEGVDRVELTSPIADVAVGETQASWCTAINVTHGGTVG, encoded by the coding sequence ATGAGCAATGCCCAGATCATTGACATGAGCAAACTGCCCGCGCCCGATGTCGTCGTGGTGCCGCAGTTTGAAACCATCCTCTCTGCCCTCAAGTCCGACCTGCTGGCAGCTATGCCCGCAGACCTGCGCCCCGACGTCAGCGATACGCTGGCCCTGGAGTCCGAGCCACTGACCAAGTGGCTGGAGCGCTTGGCATATCAGTTGGTGGTGGAACGCAGCGACCGCAACGACAGCGCCCACGCCGTCATGCTGGCCTATGCACGCGGCGGCGACTTGGATCAGCTCGGTGCATTCTTCGGCGTCGTGCGCCTGGTCATCACCTCGGCCAACCCGGCGGCCATCCCGCCTGTAGCCGCCGTGCTGGAAGACGATGAAACCTTCCGCGCCCGCATCCAGCTCGCCCCGCGTGGCTACAGCGTGGCCGGGCCTGTAGGCGCCTATGTCTTCCATGCCAAGACTGCCGACGGCCAGGTGCTGGATGCCGCCGCCACCAGCCCCACACCGGGCCGTGTGGTTGTGTCTGTCCTATCTCGCGCAGGCAGTGGCGTGCCCACGCAGGAACTGCTCAACGCCGTGGCAGCAGCAGTCAATGCCGAAGACATCCGCCCCCTGACCGATGAAGTCATCGTCCAGGCCGCAACCATCGTCAACTACCAGATCACCGGCAAGCTCTACACCCTGCCAGGGCCTGACTCATCCAGCGTCCTGGCCACCGCCCAGCAGCGCATTACGGCCTACGCAGAATCCATGCATCGCATTGGCCGCCGCCCCACCCTGTCCGGCATCTATGCAGCCCTGCACATCGAGGGCGTGGACCGTGTGGAGCTGACCAGCCCCATCGCAGATGTGGCCGTGGGCGAAACCCAGGCCAGCTGGTGCACAGCCATCAACGTCACGCACGGGGGCACCGTTGGCTGA
- a CDS encoding pyocin knob domain-containing protein: protein MGIIFKLTTAGRQALLNASQNGTAARTIVSVGVTATAFASSEALIAVPNETKRIATISGDVVAKDTIHVTVRDDGNQSYTVRGLGLYLDNGVLLGTYSQAQVILEKSVDSIFLLSTDLRVLDGSSDISTLQFGDTNFINPPATTERQGVVELATQAEAEAAVDDLRSVTPKGLSRYMRMRQALGVGVNLNGIRTFGLYVQSTNANATAALNYPAELAGTLLVQGVDGNVSTQIYSTFYGSDVYVRSGNDQSWTPWRRIVFGERKVNAGLGLKGGGDLGQDRTFDLAQPGTLDGASVNEATADGHTHALRAASQATAGVVALATQAESETSESDAKAVTPKGLSRYMRMRPVLGAGVNLNSIRTFGLYVQSTNANATAALNYPAELAGTLLVQGVDGNVSTQIYSTFYGSDVYVRSGNDQSWTPWRRIVFGERKVNAGLGLKGGGDLGQDRTFDLAQPGTLDGGSVNEATADGHTHALRAASQATAGVVTLATQAESEAAESDAKAVTPKGLSRYMRMRQALGVGVNLNGIRTFGLYVQSTNAYATAALNYPAELSGTLLVQGGDGNVSTQIYSTFYGSDVYVRSGNDQSWTPWRRIVFGERKVNAGLGLKGGGDLGQDRTFDLAQPGTLDGGSVNEATADGHTHALRAASQATAGVVALATQAESETAESDAKAVTPKGLSRYMRMRPVLGVGVNLNGIRTFGLYVQSTNANATAALNYPAELSGTLLVQGGDGNVSTQIYSTFYGSDVYVRSGNDQSWTPWRRIVFGERKVNAGLGLKGGGDLGQDRTFDLAQPGTLDGGSVNEATADGHTHALRAASQATAGVVTLATQAESEAAESDAKAVTPKGLSRYMRMRQALGVGVNLNGIRTFGLYVQSTNANATAALNYPAELSGTLLVQGVDGNVSTQIYSTFYGSDVYVRSGNDQSWTPWRRIVFGERKVNAGLGLKGGGDLGQDRTFDLAQPGTLDGASVNEATADGHTHALRAASQATAGVVVLADQVVAEAGVDTSRAMSPLRTLQLVRSAVANATETLRGVLRVATQVEVNDGINDAVAVTPKKLRAGFSVSLGVNGYIALPTWLGGLIFQWGSIQCAHRSTTTISYPIAFPSALLQIVASGYQASGSQQAYVSVNNSEKTTANFNAYYAPSGASPSLADAGAVVIKYIALGM from the coding sequence ATGGGAATCATCTTCAAACTCACAACTGCCGGACGTCAAGCGCTACTCAATGCCTCGCAAAATGGCACAGCAGCACGCACGATTGTCAGCGTCGGCGTTACCGCGACAGCATTTGCATCGTCCGAAGCATTGATCGCAGTTCCGAATGAAACCAAGCGAATCGCCACCATTTCCGGTGATGTTGTCGCGAAGGACACTATTCATGTCACCGTGCGTGATGATGGGAATCAGTCCTATACCGTTCGCGGCCTGGGTCTGTATCTCGACAATGGTGTGCTGCTTGGAACATACAGTCAGGCGCAGGTGATTCTTGAGAAATCGGTTGATTCAATTTTTTTGCTCTCCACTGATCTGCGAGTGTTAGATGGAAGTTCAGACATCAGCACCCTGCAATTCGGCGATACCAATTTCATCAACCCGCCTGCAACTACAGAACGTCAAGGTGTTGTTGAGTTGGCGACGCAAGCTGAAGCGGAAGCGGCCGTGGATGATCTGAGATCTGTCACGCCAAAAGGTCTGAGTCGCTATATGCGTATGCGCCAAGCTCTGGGAGTGGGCGTGAATCTGAACGGTATTCGGACATTTGGTCTCTATGTGCAGAGCACCAATGCCAATGCCACTGCGGCACTCAATTACCCGGCTGAACTCGCTGGAACCTTGCTGGTGCAAGGGGTTGACGGTAATGTCAGCACCCAGATCTATTCCACGTTTTACGGCAGCGATGTGTATGTGCGGTCCGGCAACGATCAGTCGTGGACGCCCTGGCGGCGCATCGTGTTTGGAGAGCGCAAAGTCAATGCAGGCCTGGGGCTGAAGGGTGGCGGCGACCTTGGTCAAGATCGCACGTTTGATCTGGCCCAGCCCGGCACCCTTGATGGAGCCTCTGTCAATGAGGCCACAGCGGACGGTCACACCCATGCGCTGCGCGCTGCATCGCAAGCCACGGCGGGCGTGGTGGCGTTGGCAACGCAGGCGGAGTCCGAAACCTCAGAAAGCGATGCCAAGGCTGTCACGCCCAAGGGGCTGAGCCGCTATATGCGTATGCGCCCGGTGCTGGGCGCGGGCGTGAATCTGAACAGCATTCGGACATTTGGTCTCTATGTGCAGAGCACCAATGCCAATGCCACTGCGGCACTCAATTACCCGGCAGAACTCGCTGGAACCTTGCTGGTGCAAGGGGTTGACGGTAATGTCAGCACACAGATCTATTCCACGTTCTACGGAAGCGATGTGTATGTGCGATCCGGCAACGATCAGTCGTGGACGCCCTGGCGGCGCATCGTGTTTGGCGAGCGCAAAGTCAATGCAGGTCTGGGGCTGAAGGGTGGCGGCGACCTTGGTCAAGACCGCACGTTTGATCTGGCCCAGCCCGGCACCCTTGACGGTGGGTCAGTCAATGAGGCCACAGCAGACGGACATACCCATGCGCTGCGCGCTGCATCGCAAGCCACGGCGGGCGTTGTGACGCTGGCAACTCAGGCGGAGTCCGAAGCCGCAGAAAGCGATGCCAAGGCTGTCACGCCCAAGGGGCTGAGCCGCTATATGCGTATGCGCCAAGCTCTGGGAGTGGGCGTGAATCTGAACGGTATTCGGACATTTGGCCTCTATGTGCAGAGCACCAATGCCTATGCCACTGCAGCGCTCAACTACCCGGCAGAACTTTCTGGCACCCTGCTGGTGCAAGGGGGTGACGGTAATGTCAGCACCCAGATCTATTCCACGTTTTACGGCAGCGATGTGTATGTGCGGTCCGGCAACGATCAGTCGTGGACGCCCTGGCGGCGCATCGTCTTCGGCGAGCGCAAAGTCAATGCAGGTCTGGGGCTGAAGGGCGGTGGCGACCTTGGTCAAGATCGCACGTTTGATCTGGCCCAGCCCGGCACCCTTGACGGTGGCTCTGTCAATGAGGCCACAGCAGACGGTCACACCCATGCGCTGCGCGCTGCATCGCAAGCCACGGCAGGCGTTGTGGCACTGGCAACTCAGGCGGAGTCCGAAACCGCAGAAAGCGATGCCAAGGCCGTCACGCCCAAGGGTCTGAGCCGCTATATGCGTATGCGCCCGGTGCTGGGAGTGGGCGTGAATCTGAACGGTATTCGGACATTTGGCCTCTATGTGCAGAGCACCAATGCCAATGCCACTGCAGCGCTCAACTACCCGGCTGAACTTTCTGGCACCCTGCTGGTGCAAGGGGGTGACGGTAATGTCAGCACCCAGATCTATTCCACGTTTTACGGCAGCGATGTGTATGTGCGGTCCGGCAACGATCAGTCGTGGACGCCCTGGCGGCGCATCGTCTTCGGCGAGCGCAAAGTCAATGCAGGCCTGGGGCTAAAGGGCGGCGGCGACCTTGGTCAAGACCGCACGTTTGATCTGGCCCAGCCCGGCACCCTTGACGGTGGGTCAGTCAATGAGGCCACAGCAGACGGACATACCCATGCGCTGCGCGCTGCATCGCAAGCCACGGCGGGCGTTGTGACGCTGGCAACTCAGGCGGAGTCCGAAGCCGCAGAAAGCGATGCCAAGGCTGTCACGCCCAAGGGGCTGAGCCGCTATATGCGTATGCGCCAAGCTCTGGGAGTGGGCGTGAATCTGAACGGTATTCGGACATTTGGCCTCTATGTGCAGAGCACCAACGCCAATGCCACTGCAGCGCTCAACTACCCGGCTGAACTTTCTGGCACCTTGCTCGTGCAAGGGGTTGATGGCAATGTCAGCACCCAGATCTATTCCACGTTTTACGGCAGCGATGTGTATGTGCGGTCCGGCAACGATCAGTCGTGGACGCCCTGGCGGCGCATCGTGTTTGGCGAGCGCAAAGTCAATGCAGGCCTGGGGCTGAAGGGCGGCGGCGATCTTGGTCAAGACCGCACGTTTGATCTGGCCCAGCCCGGCACCCTTGATGGAGCCTCTGTCAATGAGGCCACAGCAGACGGACATACCCATGCGCTGCGCGCTGCATCGCAAGCCACGGCTGGCGTGGTGGTGTTGGCCGATCAAGTGGTTGCGGAGGCTGGTGTAGACACATCGCGGGCAATGTCACCGCTGCGTACCTTGCAGCTTGTCAGGTCCGCAGTCGCAAATGCTACTGAGACATTGCGGGGAGTTTTACGAGTTGCTACCCAAGTTGAGGTAAATGACGGGATCAACGATGCAGTTGCTGTGACGCCAAAAAAGTTACGTGCAGGCTTCTCTGTGAGTTTGGGTGTGAATGGATATATTGCGCTGCCGACTTGGCTCGGTGGGCTCATCTTTCAATGGGGCAGCATTCAATGCGCACATAGATCCACAACTACCATTTCCTATCCAATTGCTTTCCCATCAGCACTTTTGCAAATCGTGGCCTCCGGTTACCAAGCATCGGGTTCACAGCAAGCCTATGTGTCCGTTAATAACTCTGAGAAAACCACGGCAAACTTCAACGCATACTACGCACCATCTGGTGCTTCGCCTTCGCTTGCCGATGCTGGGGCTGTTGTTATCAAATATATTGCCTTGGGAATGTGA
- a CDS encoding tail protein X: MPFTVRAQQGDTVDQLCQRHLGTTAGVTEATYALNPGLAALGPTLPLGLQVTLPDPPTAPAATKTVSLWD; the protein is encoded by the coding sequence ATGCCCTTCACCGTCCGAGCCCAGCAAGGCGACACCGTAGACCAGCTCTGTCAGCGCCACCTCGGCACCACGGCCGGTGTCACCGAAGCCACCTACGCCCTGAACCCCGGCCTTGCCGCACTGGGCCCCACCCTGCCGCTGGGCCTGCAGGTCACCCTGCCAGATCCGCCTACAGCCCCTGCCGCCACCAAGACCGTCTCCCTTTGGGATTGA
- a CDS encoding phage baseplate assembly protein V translates to MHSEPALAIGETQRLLHNLIRVGTIHSVDHGGPGKPALVRVSLGELVTDWRPYHEARAGGTTTWSPPTVGEQATVLSPSGDIGAAVVIVGLNSTGKPAPSNDPNKTVTRHADGAVIEYDHAAHALTATLPSGGTANLIAPSSVTIDSPQVTMTGHCLVKKSLVFLGGMLGSGVAEGASSVAEIDGTLRTTQDVVANGVSLTGHKHSGVQTGGGSTSGPTGGAA, encoded by the coding sequence ATGCATTCCGAACCCGCTCTCGCCATTGGCGAAACCCAGCGCCTGCTGCACAACCTGATCCGCGTGGGCACCATCCACAGCGTGGACCATGGCGGCCCCGGCAAACCCGCGCTGGTGCGGGTCTCGCTGGGTGAGCTGGTCACAGACTGGCGGCCCTATCACGAGGCCCGCGCAGGCGGCACCACCACCTGGAGCCCGCCCACCGTAGGCGAGCAAGCCACCGTGCTCTCGCCCAGCGGCGATATCGGCGCAGCTGTGGTCATCGTCGGCCTCAACAGCACCGGCAAGCCTGCACCCAGCAACGATCCCAACAAGACCGTCACCCGCCACGCCGACGGAGCGGTCATCGAATACGACCATGCAGCCCATGCGCTGACGGCCACATTGCCCAGCGGCGGTACCGCCAATCTGATCGCCCCCAGCAGCGTCACCATCGACAGCCCACAGGTCACCATGACGGGGCACTGCCTTGTCAAAAAGTCGCTGGTCTTTCTTGGCGGCATGCTTGGCAGCGGTGTGGCCGAAGGTGCCAGCAGCGTGGCAGAGATCGACGGTACCTTGCGCACGACTCAGGACGTCGTCGCCAACGGTGTCAGCCTCACCGGCCACAAGCATAGCGGCGTGCAAACAGGCGGCGGCAGCACCAGCGGACCGACTGGGGGCGCAGCATGA
- a CDS encoding glycoside hydrolase family 108 protein — MSATEYINDLIAREGGYVFDPQDSGGETNYGITVATARAYGYTGLMRELPKSTALTIYLKRYWVEPNFHKVAEIYTALADTLLDFGVLAGQSTAAKQLQRALNVLNRNEQDWPDLVADGRIGTITLSALRALLAKRGKEGGGVLFGMVCAQQSVYLLELAERRPKDERFEYGWQLNRALGEFMSGKSFLPA; from the coding sequence ATGAGCGCCACCGAATACATCAACGACCTCATCGCCCGCGAGGGCGGCTACGTCTTCGACCCCCAAGACTCCGGCGGCGAAACCAACTACGGCATCACCGTCGCCACGGCCCGCGCCTACGGCTACACCGGCCTCATGCGCGAGCTGCCCAAGTCCACAGCCCTGACCATCTACCTCAAGCGCTACTGGGTCGAGCCCAACTTCCACAAGGTGGCCGAGATCTACACCGCACTGGCAGACACCCTGCTGGACTTCGGCGTCCTCGCAGGCCAAAGCACCGCCGCCAAGCAGCTGCAGCGTGCCCTCAACGTCCTCAACCGTAATGAGCAGGACTGGCCTGACCTCGTCGCTGATGGCCGCATTGGCACCATCACCCTCAGTGCCCTTCGCGCACTGCTGGCCAAGCGTGGCAAGGAAGGCGGTGGCGTGCTGTTTGGCATGGTCTGCGCCCAGCAATCCGTCTACCTGCTGGAACTGGCCGAGCGCCGCCCCAAAGACGAACGCTTTGAATACGGCTGGCAGCTCAACCGCGCTCTGGGTGAATTTATGAGCGGTAAATCCTTCCTGCCCGCATAG
- a CDS encoding phage virion morphogenesis protein → MADALQQLAQWVTPLLQRMEPAGRKAAMLEVANYLRKSQSQRIADQRNPDGSPYEPRRPREQLAKRQGAIRGEMFQGLRKARNLQRKATADMASVAMNPRVGYVARVHHYGLRDKVDRRIQHSPEVRYARRELLGYTDEEIKAIEDILMKHAICKQ, encoded by the coding sequence ATGGCCGACGCCCTGCAGCAGCTCGCGCAGTGGGTCACCCCACTGTTGCAGCGCATGGAACCCGCTGGGCGCAAAGCCGCCATGCTGGAAGTGGCCAACTACCTGCGCAAAAGCCAGTCCCAGCGCATTGCCGACCAGCGCAACCCTGATGGCTCCCCCTATGAGCCCCGCCGCCCGCGTGAGCAGTTGGCCAAGCGCCAGGGCGCTATCCGGGGTGAAATGTTCCAAGGCCTGCGCAAGGCCCGCAACCTGCAACGCAAAGCCACGGCAGACATGGCCAGCGTCGCCATGAATCCCCGTGTGGGCTATGTGGCCCGCGTTCACCACTACGGCTTGCGTGACAAGGTGGATCGCCGCATTCAGCACAGCCCAGAGGTGCGTTATGCGCGGCGGGAGTTGCTGGGTTACACAGATGAGGAAATCAAGGCTATTGAGGACATTCTCATGAAACATGCTATTTGCAAGCAGTAG
- a CDS encoding phage tail protein, protein MKKAQSLRNFLSGAIPELQTDPQRLKMFVETGNIVARSGDTLSFEYRFTVRLIMLDFSASLDLFAVPLLAWLSTYQPDVLQNKDKAAKALRFDVEVLANDKIDLVIEVDLTESVIVKEDKDDAGRQRLTTEHKGEIYHPMPYASGDYSLYLGDKIGAEWHQTQGLD, encoded by the coding sequence ATGAAAAAAGCCCAGTCCCTGCGCAACTTCCTCTCGGGCGCCATCCCCGAGCTGCAGACCGACCCGCAGCGCCTCAAAATGTTTGTCGAAACCGGCAACATCGTGGCGCGCAGCGGCGACACCCTCTCGTTTGAGTACCGCTTCACCGTGCGCCTCATCATGCTGGACTTCTCCGCCAGCCTCGATCTGTTTGCCGTCCCCCTGCTGGCCTGGCTCAGCACCTACCAGCCCGACGTACTGCAAAACAAAGACAAGGCCGCCAAGGCTCTGCGCTTTGATGTGGAAGTGCTGGCCAATGACAAGATCGACCTCGTGATCGAGGTGGACCTGACCGAATCCGTTATCGTGAAAGAAGACAAGGACGATGCAGGCCGCCAGCGCCTCACCACCGAGCACAAGGGCGAGATCTACCACCCCATGCCCTACGCCTCGGGCGACTACAGCCTCTACCTGGGCGACAAGATCGGCGCCGAATGGCACCAGACCCAAGGGCTTGACTGA
- a CDS encoding phage tail protein I — MADSLLPPNASALDRAAESVIVKQLDAIDQPHRALWNPNTCPLEFLPWLAWAMGVEAWRSEWPEAIKRALVRNAIQVQRQRGTLKSVRDTVRSFGGDIGIREWWQTTPRGTPHTFELVLNVSGLGDEQASAAFVDDVIAEVSRVKPLRSHFTFIQGLSAKASIKLACVGRAVVYARLDMSVS, encoded by the coding sequence TTGGCTGACTCCCTGCTCCCCCCCAATGCCTCGGCACTTGACCGAGCGGCAGAGTCCGTCATCGTCAAGCAGCTGGACGCCATCGACCAGCCGCACCGTGCGCTGTGGAACCCCAATACCTGCCCGCTGGAGTTTCTGCCATGGCTGGCCTGGGCCATGGGCGTGGAAGCCTGGCGCAGCGAATGGCCAGAGGCCATCAAGCGGGCGCTGGTACGTAATGCCATTCAGGTCCAGCGGCAACGCGGCACCCTTAAAAGCGTGCGCGATACGGTGCGCAGCTTCGGTGGCGACATCGGCATTAGGGAGTGGTGGCAAACAACGCCAAGGGGTACTCCCCATACCTTTGAGCTTGTCCTCAACGTGAGTGGATTGGGTGATGAGCAAGCAAGCGCAGCCTTCGTTGATGACGTTATTGCCGAGGTCTCCCGCGTCAAGCCATTGCGCTCGCACTTCACTTTTATTCAGGGCTTAAGCGCAAAAGCATCAATCAAACTCGCATGCGTGGGCAGAGCCGTGGTTTACGCCCGTCTCGATATGTCTGTGAGTTGA